Part of the Candidatus Eremiobacterota bacterium genome is shown below.
GCCGAGCGCTTTCGCGACGTCGGCTTCGGTCACCGGCGCGGCTTTGTTGCCCCACGAGCTGCGGATGTAGCTGACCACCTCGGCGATCTGCTTGTTGCTGAGCGTGCTCTTCCACGGCGGCATCGTGCCGTTCCACTCCTGCCCCTTCACCACGATCTTCCCGTTCAAGCCGTTGGCGACGATCGTGATGACCTTCTTCGGATCGCCCGTCACGACGTCGTTGCCGGCGAGCGGCGGCGCGACGCTCGGCGTCCCTTGGCCGTTCGCGGCGTGGCAGCCGGAGCAGTTCGTCGTGAACACGGTCGCGCCGCCGGTGTTGTTTCCGGGACCGCCCGCGGCCGCGCCGCCGTTGGGGTTGTTGCCGGGCTGCCCGATTTGCGGCGCACCGCCGCCGG
Proteins encoded:
- a CDS encoding cytochrome c, with translation PAWYFLALYALLDVVGKLPAQIVQIATLFATIIMPGVLVLLLILLPFIDRNPSRRPSRRPWILGITALTLAGAIALSFFGQYNVVEGQVARGLVGGTAGNVATTGGGAPQIGQPGNNPNGGAAAGGPGNNTGGATVFTTNCSGCHAANGQGTPSVAPPLAGNDVVTGDPKKVITIVANGLNGKIVVKGQEWNGTMPPWKSTLSNKQIAEVVSYIRSSWGNKAAPVTEADVAKALGGK